TATCATTTCAATTCTTTCATTTTTAATTTACTTGATAGTGATGAAAATAATTTAATGAAGTCCTTTCCTACTTTGTAGGAAAGGTTTTTTATTATTTTTGCATCTATATACACTCATTTTGAGTAAGCAATCATCATCACTTTAGATTCATTGTATAAAAATTGTTATTTATCTAAGTTAAAATGGTAATTATTTTTATAAATAAAAATTCAATTAAGATTTAGATAAAATTAAATTAAGATATTTTATTTATGTATTTTTTGCAGTTTCATAAGAAAATTACTTATGATAATGGAGGTGTGCAATGCTTGGTATTGAATTTATTTTTTACCCATCTTCTAAACACAAATATGTTAATGCGTTATTTTTAGGACTAATTTCTTCTTTTGTTTTTTCTACATTCTTTTTAATGGTCGTATTTGCTTATACTTGAACAGATAATGATTCTAAAATATTTTCAAAAGTTTTCAATACTGTTTGCGTGTTTGTCTCGTTTCTATCTTTTATTTTATCCAGTTTATTCCATTATAGTTATCGAAGAAAATATAAAAATGATGAAATCGACAACACAAACCAATATAAAAACAAATTATTTTTAATAATATTTTCTGTTTTTATTTTAATTTTGGTATTAATTTTATCCTATGTTATGTTTTGGATATTCAATCTTAATTTTAAAGTCATTAAATGAAAAATTTCTTCTTCAGTTTATAGTTTAATTCAAATTCCTATCATTTTTTGCCTATGCTTTTTTCCTTCAATTTACCTTACTACAATATTTTATTTTGTTGTATATTTAATTAATATAAGAAGAGCTTATAAAAATAAAAGAATTTTAAACACTTTACCTTTTAGAAAAGAATAATTATCATTTAATATCTAATTAACTTTATATAAAAACACCTTTCCTCAATAATTAGGAATGGTGTTTTTATATAAGTTTATCAATCAAAGAAGTGATTAACTCTTTTTCTTCTTTATCCACAAATTTAGGCATTTTTGAATTATCAAAATCTAAACCTTGCTTAAATAAATTAAAGTTTGTATTTAAATTAAAGTAATTACTTAAAATTCATTTTAAATGCTCTATTTTGTCATAACTAAGAATCTCTTTTAAAGTTTGTTCGTGCACTAATTCAGGTAACATAAATCCAAATCCAGCATCAATAATTTCAAAATTAAGATCAATATAAGGTGAGTTGTCATTGACATTAAAATAACCGTATTTCTTGCTATGCTCTAAAATGTTTACCACTTTGAAAAAACGATTATATTTGTGACCTAAAGGTGTAAGTTCACCTTTAGAGTTATATAAAAGTGGACTATTGCTATTTTCATTTACAATCAATTCGTAATTATTTGTGATTTGTGAAATGGTTGACAGATTTTTTTCTGATAGAGTTTTGCTAAATAGGTTTTGATACCCAAATTGGTAATAAAAGTTAATAATAAATGGTTCTTTAAAATATTTAAAATGCTTAATTACAAACTTTTTAATAACTTCGAATTCTTTTTGTTCAATCATTTAATTTCTCCTATTTATATTTTAATAAATTTACCTTAAAAATAAAATGCAGAAACTTAATTCTACATTTTCAATAATTATTTTAATGTAAGTTTTGGCATTGCAATTAAAGCAATAGCTTCAGGACCTGTGTGGATTGCAATTGTCATTGGTGTTTTTTGAACAGTGTCAAGCTTAATGTCATTTTCTTGAACTACTTTATTGACTGTGTCATTATTTTTTTGATCAATTCCGCAAATAAGTGAAATGTCAAAAGAATCCTTAATTTTTACTAATTTTTCAATGATTTTTTGGAGCGCACCTGCGAATGTTCTTTTAAGAGCTACCGGTGATACGCTACCATTTTCTTTGTATTCAAGAACTGGAATCATTGCAATTTTAGTCATAAGAAATTTTTTAACACCTGTTAAACGCCCACCTTTAATCATGTAATTTAAATTAGTTGGGACAAGAAAAGTTAATGATTCGTGATTAATTTGGTTCATTTCACTAAGTAATTGATCAATATTTTGGTTCTTTTTGAAATGTTCAAGTGCAAAATTTGCAACTTTTGTAATTTGACTTCCAACTAAATGGTTATCAAAAATGTGAACATTTTTAAAGTTTTGAGCAATGGTTTTAGCATATCTTGAAGCTGAAGAAAGATTTTCGTTAATTCCAAGGTAAATTACCTCATCAAATTTTTCTGCAGCTTCTGTAATTGAAGTTTCAATTCGATCAAGTCTTGGAAGTG
This genomic window from Mycoplasmopsis gallinacea contains:
- a CDS encoding DegV family protein: MKTLGIIIDSFSGITQKEAQEQGFYFLPLQIEINGKVYEDGVDSTENLLEKLLTANTFLTSLPRLDRIETSITEAAEKFDEVIYLGINENLSSASRYAKTIAQNFKNVHIFDNHLVGSQITKVANFALEHFKKNQNIDQLLSEMNQINHESLTFLVPTNLNYMIKGGRLTGVKKFLMTKIAMIPVLEYKENGSVSPVALKRTFAGALQKIIEKLVKIKDSFDISLICGIDQKNNDTVNKVVQENDIKLDTVQKTPMTIAIHTGPEAIALIAMPKLTLK